The genomic stretch TTCTCTTAAAGTTAGGGGAAAGAGGGTTGACTTGAAACTGTGAAATGTTGAGCTTTTCATGCAACCAACACCAAACACATGTTAGTAGATTCTTTTTATATAGTATTCTTAAAATTAATGTAATATcataaaatacaaatatatatatatatacagtggcGGACCCAGGATTTTTATCAAGCGGGTTCAAAAAAAAACATTAGATGAAGCGGGTTCATATGTGACTAGCTAGTTTCAAACTCAGGACCATGTGGAAAATTTGAACCCTCTTTACCAACAGGCTAGACATTTTCCTTGTTTTAAGTGGgttcaaaattatatttataccatTACTTGTCTGAAAACAGCAAAAATATACCTATATACACAGTGTTATTTTTCGATGAAGCGGGTTCATATGAACCCACTTGACTCCACGTGGGTCcgcccctatatatatatatatatatatatatatatatatatatatatatatatatatatataaaagttgcGTTTAAATTTTATTTGCGGCGGAAAACTTCTTTGTAGCTGATAGGGAGGGTTTTACTAAGGGCTTATCCGGTACAAATCCCAGTTAATTAGATTAGTAAGGAAATGTTGTGGTTGGAGAATATGCAAAAAATAAGATTGTTTAGAGAGTactacaacagcaacaacaacaacaatccagtataatcccacttagtggggtttggggagggtagtgtgtacgcagaccttacccctaccctggggtagagaagctgtttccaaatagaccctcggcatccttccctccaagaacttcccaccttgctcttggggagactcgaactcacagccTCTTGATtagaagtggaggttgcttaccatcatagcaacccctcttgtctgtTTAAAGGGTACTATTTCCTTGATAATTCATTGAATGCTCTTGAGATACAGATATGTTAttatttgaataaaaatatgtggATGTCAATAAAATTATAATGAAATCAATCTTGAGGACCGCGCGAAGCGCGGGCAAATTAACTAGTTGTTTGATAATTCTTTGAATTATAATTTATGTATACCAGCTAGAAAAAAATGTACAGTGAAAGCGGTTGACTATTTGGAATTTGGATAAATAATTTTACATTTTCTGTACACCGATACATAGGTGCGACAATAGTATGATTGAATATGATAAAAGATACGAGGTAAGCCTAAAATTTCTGAAATAACCCACAATCTCTCGAAAATTGATGCAAATTTACACAGCATAATAAAGGGAATGTTCTATATTAACTGGTTGAAAGAAACTTGGTGCATATTTAACATAAGATACAACatatctttctctcttttttttatttgccCCGGGTGTCCGAGTCTCTTCGAGCCCCGACTATTCTCGGGGGTGCACAGGCCTTCGGTAAGGAGTTTCCCGCAAGGGCACCACGGTTAATTCAGATTTTACCCAGTCCGATGGCCCTCAGAAATTGTTTACAACATATCTATCTAGACGATACCAACTAGTTGGGATTAAATTTAGTTGTTGTTGCTCTTATTTTTACATTGGTTTTGTGTCTATTCAGGAGTCTATTAAAAACTTCTATCTACGTGTGGAAATAAACGAACCTTAAAAAATCTTATTCATTTTGTTTTAACACGAAAATAGTTTGTCATTTGGGCAACCCATGAAAATTTAGCCATTTGGACAATAATTGATTgaagttggaaaaaaaaaaaagagtattttcGAGCATATAATTTTGCTAAGCTCTTTAAAATTGATCTTATATTAGACAATTTTAACCAAAAAGGTTTTTATGTCAAGTTGTATTCGCGACACATAATATTATTCAatagaatataatttatatttttagaggGAGGGGAAGGAAAAGAATAAGATAGAAATTCATTCATTGACAAAGCTTTTAGATACAACTTGATAATTTATTCACATAATTGACATCTTAATAGAAGAAATTACACATTTGACAGACACCAGCAAGAGAAGAAAATGGAATACAGAGTCttgaaaaaggcaaatggcagGAGAATCTTAAGCCTTGCTCTTGAATGGAATGGCTCTGATAATTATTTGGTGATAAACTGCAGCAAGAGCAGCTCCAATGAATGGTCCAACCCAGAAGATCCACTGAAAATATCAGGAAAAAACAGCACATTGTTAGCTATGAAAAACAAGAAGTGAAAGCCTCTGGGGCTTTGTTTCAGTGGTACGAGCACAACACGTGATGGATGAATTAGGCGCATGTCATGAGTTCGAACCAGGCTTTGGACAAaagcctggtatttaagtggagaagatAGAAGCAGGGGCCGATCCACCTTGCGACCTACGGGTTCACacgaacccagtagcttttgttCAAACAGTGTAAATGTGTTCGAAAAATTCACTCAATATCTATAAATATTTTAATGTGAACCTAGTTACTATTGAAAAATTACTTGAGGTTATTGCAGGAACCCGTAAATattaaattctggatccgcctctggaTAGAAGGGAGGGCTCGTTATCCACCGAATTTCGACCTGTGCGCTAGCTAGCCCTCGAAAATTTATCGGCTATCAATATAAAAAAATGAAAGCCACTGGGGCTTTGGTTCAACGGTAAGAGCGTAACACGTGACGCGTGCGTTACGCGCATATCATGAGTACGAATCTGGCTGTAAACAAAAGCTTCATGTTCAAGTGGAGAAGGGTAAAGAGGCAGACACATTATCCACTAAATTTCAAATCGTGCGCCAGCTAGCACTCGGGGATTTCTAGGTTATTAAAAAAATGAAACATGTGTAAGTTGAAGGGCTTACATGGTCATCCCATGCCTGTTTTTTGTTGAAGATAATAGCAGCTCCAAGACTCCTGGCAGGGTTGATGCCAGTTCCAGTAATTGGGATGGTGGCCAAATGAACCAAGAACACAGCAAATCCAATAGGAAGAGGTGCCAAAATCTGTAAGAAAGCATGAAAGTTAGGAATGCAGTTCTTTATTCTTCAAACAACCGTAACTGCCTCAATCCGAAACAAGTTGGAATTTTATGcattttttatcttattttagaGCTGTCAGCAAACATCAATAGCACATGCTAGTATGAGCAATTTTTTTTCTAGACCAAAGGCGGAAGGGGaaccttggagcaacggtaaagttgtctccgtgtgatTTATAGGTCACAAGTTCGAACCAtggaagcagccactaatgcttgcattagggtagggaGTCGATATCACCCCCTTGAGATACGGCTCTTCCTCGGATCCTGTGTAAACGTGAGATGCTTTGTGCGTTGGGCTGCCCTTTAGACCAAAAATGTTCACTCATTCTACTCAACCAAAATCTCAAAaagaggaaaacaaaagagaaatcgTTACAGAATTTGCATCCAAATTGTCTCCTCTTACTTGTTACAGCTTACTACGGATAGTATAATGATCCAACATATTAAAAGGCAGtatggtgcactaagctcccgctatgcgcaggGTTCGGGAAAAGGCCGGACtgcaagggtctattgtacgcagtcttatcctgcatttctgcaagaggctgtttttaCAGCTCGAATCTGTGAACTCCTAGGCACAtaacaacaactttaccagttacaccaaggctccccttcaaatCCAGACGCATTATCGGTAAGAAATATCTTTTGAATTAAAAAGGCAAGAAGGCACTTACAGGAACATGTGAATCTCTGGCATTTCTCTTGGCATCAGTAGCAGAGAAAACAGTGTAAACAAGAACAAAAGTACCAATAATTTCAGCACCAAGTCCATCACCTTTAGTATAGCCAGGGTTAACCACATTGGCACCACCACCAAGTCTTTGGTATGGACCTTTCATGAAACCTTTAACAACACCAGCACCACAAATAGCACCAAGGCATTGCATTACCATGTAGAATACTGCCCTGGTTAAGGAAAGTTTCCTTGCTAAGAATAGACCAAAGGTCACAGCTGGATTAATGTGGCCTCCTGTTTCAGTACAAAAATAGAAAGTCAGTTCTTGAAATAGAAAATAGAAAAGGGTGAAAAAAACCAATAGCTTTCTACTAGAATCATGTCTACATATGCAAAAAGTAATCAATGTAATATAACCTATTTCAATAGGTTGTCTGCCTTGTATTTGAAGTTATTAGTTCTATCTATTATGGATTATTAAATGTAATTATTTTAGGCAACTTGATAATAATTACCCTTCTGTGTGTAGAAGTTCAACTCTATATATAATAGACTACCCTTGCTTTATTTTCATCTTTCCTCgcgccgagggtctattggaaacagtctctcaaTATTCACAGTAGACGTAAGTTCTGCTtacacactatcctccctagACTCCACTTGTGAAATTATACTGGGttcgttattgttgttgtaccCCTTTGCGACCCCCACCTGCTCAAAATCTTGAATTACTTCTGAATCAAGGCTGGATCTTTAAGCAACACATATATCAAAAGAAgattgaaaaaaagaagagaaccaaaAACAACTTTTGGCTTTAAAAATAAAGAGAGCTGAATTATTTTTATGGGTATATATTCAAGAATTCATAAAACTAGTTGTCAAAAATAGGATGGAAGCATAAGCAACCAGAATAAACTAACACcttgtttggatgattgttacATATTGTTTCATAAtatatcgtatcgtattgtactgtactgtatcgtttgacAAATACAATGTGTGGATGGATTGTGTCGTTTTGGCGTCGTTTCATGGTATCACACACCAGTAATAtgatgaataaacttgcaatattataaagaaaaattatgatacgatatataaaaaggtagggtaaatgataaaataaaattatttaataataatgaagggtgagattgagagaaaaatacAATAaaacgacgcgaccacaccaaatcggtcgttacataaagtggtaCATTTCATCGTTACATAACGACGgttttaacgatacgatacaataaaatttaagtaacaaccaaaacaaagattgtatttaaagtaacaatacgatacgatacaataagtaacaaccatccaaacaagctgtaagctAATTAAAGAAGGGAAAACAATGAAAATCAGTCACAAATTATAGAGAGAACAGCCCCGACACACACGCGCAcccccaaaaaagaaaagaaaaaatcacattTTCGGTACATGATACACAAAAAATTACATTTTTGAGCTACCAAAAAAAACAAAGCTGAAAACTTTGGGTATATATACACACAGTGACAGAGCCACCTTATCCCAAGGGTGTCACCTCTTCGCCTGAAAAATTATAGTGCGTAactaggtaaaaaaaaaaaaatacacataTTATATGGAACCCCtttattttttcatatatttACTTTTTTATCTTTTGACACCCCTTAATAAAAATTCTTGCTCTGCCACGGTATGTACTTACATACCTACATTCAGGAATATTTCATAAAACTAGTTGTCAAAAATAGGATGAGGCACACCAGCAAGCTAAAATAAACTAAGCTAAAGAagggaaaaaatgaaaaacagtCACAAAATTATGGGAGAATAGACCAAAAAAGattacatttttattattattggtAAAAGAACAAGACTTGGGCAAGAGaagcaacagcagcagcaacaacaacaacatatttaGTATAATCTTACAGGTAGAGGTATGGTGTaagcagaccttacccttacctggAAGATACCCTTACCTGgaagatagagaggttgttttcgatagaccATCGACCCAAGAAAAGATGGAAAGAGAGAATaagggagaagaagaaagaaagaagagcgAGACAAAAAACGATAAGGAAAAAGAGGAGAACAAGTGAAgcaacaaaagaagaagaataactgaCCTGAGATACCAGCAGTACAGTAAACAAGAGCAAAGATCATACCACCAAAAGCCCAAGCAACACCTTGAATACCAACAGAAGAACACAAACTATCTGATCTTTTAAGTCCCATTACAGTCAAGATTGTAATATACAAAAACAAGAAAGTGGCCATAAATTCTGCAATTCCAGCTCTGTAAAATGACCAAGATGATAATTCACCAGGTTCAAATAATGGTGCTGGTGGTGGTTCAACATAATCTTTATTTTCTGTTTGTGCTGCTGTTCCTAATGGTTGTGTTTCTCTGTATTTGTTTGCTCCAAGATTCacatcttcttctttgttttctgcCATTTTTTTCACACACAGACACACACTAGaaggttttttcttctttctttttttctgttTCTAAGTTAGGTACTGAGAAAGGAAAGTGTTTCTGTCTTTTTATAGTGGAGAAGTCATTATTTGATAAATGAAAAATGCGCCAAAAGTTAAACGTTAATTCTTTTTAACTCCATCTCCATGTGAAAACAAAAATAATGACATAATTTAATAATATCTGACGATTATGGTGGGATGGATAGGATCCTTATATCCTTAATTAGAAATTTCGTATTCAaagttttgaaaatgaaaaaagatttGGTGGGATGGATCGATAGAGAACACTTCCACCTTGATAATATTTGACGATTGTGGTGGGACGAATAAGATcgtctagaaatgaaaaaaaatctagTAGAGAACGTTTTCTCCTTTAATAGACCTTATGCGGTATAATTCATATAAGTCAGGGCTCCAATACGGATACAGAACGTGGATGATAACCAAAAAAAAGACGTAATTTGATAGTATGATATTAAGCATCCATTTCTTTGTATTTCTGAAATATGAGATAAATGATTAGAAATGACGTAAATATAATACTTTTATTTGTTTAAAATAGAGTAACGAATTACAATCAGTGGCGAAGTTTCTCAAGGgtattcaaatttgaaagaagtgaaaaaaaaattccgacaaagggtgttcaatatgcgttatatacctctaaaacgtaATATTTTAGCTATATACACATGCAATTTTTTGACGAAAGGTGGTCAGTTGAGGTCATTTGACTATCCTTATGACCATGTGGCTTCGTCACTAATTACAACATATGATAGTCATCCATCTAGttttggaaaataatttcttAAGCTTTTGGAAACAAAATGTTGATAGTATTTAGAGATTTATATAAAACATACTTTTATGGAAAattactgggtttgttgttgtataTAAAATATACTCTAAACCAActattttaaagttaaaaatcttttaatattatttgaaaatATTGTAGTAAAATAACTCCCAAAATAAAAAAGTACCATTCATTGTAGGAAGGTGAGAGCACTAATTGCAACTTTCTtatataattaaaattttaattataaagTTATTATATAGCAAGGATTTATACAGGCAGTTTCAATTAATTTGTAATGAAGGTGTATTTCTACAGAAATAATTATCAAATACTGCAAGCTATCTGATACTTGAAATAAGAATCTTGTCATATAAAatgaatcaaagaaaaaaaaatgttactTCATTAGTGTAATTTCTGAAACAAATTATacaaattatttaattaatgataTTATTATCAACATTCTTTAGTAGGGAGAGTAATTAAAAAGACTGTTCTGGAAATTAAAGAGCACCAGAGGGGAAGGAGTTGGCAGATATATTCTTGTCtggttttatttctttttcttatcttttaaaaagtatctcattatttatttaattaaacaTATATCAATTTCATTAGCTGGTCTAGCCCAAATTATTCACCTAATCTTCAAATAATTCTGAGAATGTGGGCAGCTAAGCAAATATATTTGAAATTAAATAGTTATGAGATAATGATTGCATAGcgttacttttcttttttttcttttttacaacaacaacaacccagtataatcccacttagtagggtctggggagggtagtgtgtacgcagactttacccctaccctaagatagagaggctgtttccataTAGACCCggtatccttccctccaagaacttcccaccttgctcttggggagactcgaactcacaacctcttggttggaagtggaggttgcttaccatcagagcatccccaattataaaataaaaaaaattaaaaaaacctCCCTCATAGTCTAAATATAGTCATTTGCAACTGTGTATACTTAAGCTACTTTTTCTCTTTGGCTCAAAAGATTGTACTATTATTTGGATAAAATGTTATGTTTAGCATAAATATAGGggggaaattcaaaaatagtcagatatacaagtggtcattcagaaatagccacagttttaaaagtaatcgaaatttagccacatttcatgtaaagataaatctggacaagaggggttgctctgatggtaagcaacccccacttccaaccgagaggttgtgagttcgagtctccccaagagcaaggtgggaagttcttggagggaaggatgtcgagggtctatttggaaacagtctctctaccctagggtaggggtaaggtctgcgtacacactaccctctccagaccccactaagtgggattatactgggttgctgttgttgttgttgttgtataaatttggacgaaaatactgttcaaaatccgaaaaatactccagcataatatactggagatccaGCATAAgaatactggaactccagtatattataatggagttccagcataagtatacttgaactccagcatattataatggagttccagcataagtatactggaactccagcataatatactggagttccagtataatatactggtctagtataatatgctggaagttcatacacaggtgctccaaactccagtatattatgttggaactttccgtgtgttggaattccagcataatatgctggaagtttatacatATGTGCATCGaccttcagtatattatgctggaccggtccctattgcagcaaaataataattattttttaatgactttgcaaacgttggctatttttgaatgaccagtccgtaAACTGGTTAGCCCGTACTATTTTAGAATACTAAAATGATAAAATAAGAAACACATATTTCTTGGTGGAGACAAAAGAAAATTATTAGTCCAACCATCTTGTCCTGAAATTCACTGGCCCCACTAATCCAGATTCGCGTATATAGATCCACTAAAAAGGTAATTAAAGCATTGCCTATTGAGAAGTTTCTCCGGTTCGAACTCAATGATGGAGCAAAATTACTTTCATGTAAAGTGAGACTAATTCGTATAATTAAGTGTAAGAATGAAGTTTGAGGtgaatattttatattttaaaacttTAAAGAAGTAATTATTTGTAGGGGAGGAGGTAGTATGACAACTATGAATTTGACCGAATTCGTATATTTTGCTTAAACTTTGTATTTgtatttaaaaattattaaacatataaaaatatttaactATATAGTCAGTAACTAAAACGAGTTAGGGTTCGATGGCATTCAGAACTCATAACCGTAAAATTCTGGCTTTCCCTCATATTATTTGTTTGTATAATTTTATTTTGAATGTCAAAAGTATCACAACTTACACAAAAAGAAGTTTTTATATAAATGCTGCTTAGCTCAGCAACGTAATAAAGCTCAAATGTCAAACACTAAAACCAGTTTTTATTCTTCATGTGGGAGAATTCACAGCCACAATTCTGAAAGAAGAATGATGTGGAGTTGGTACACGTCTTTTCATAGTTGTTAGCTAGCTAATAACTTGTTACTGACAGGAATATTACTACACTATATTAGGGATTAAGTAATTAAAAATTAGTTACAAATAGACTTTTACATTTAACTATGTGCTATAACAACAACCCGGTAAAATCTcacaagtagggtctggggagggtagagtatACGCAAATCTTACCCCTactccgaagggtagagaggctacaagaagaagaaaataaacaatAGACAATAGATCAGTGACAACAATAGAAGTTAGAAAAATAATATAAGCATCGTAAAAAATAGAAAACAGTTATAAAAGCAATAACAATAACCAATAATAATGCCATAGAAAATAGTGTGGAAACTATATAAACCACTAACAGCCCAAGGCGAAACATTATCAGCCTAGCCCCGCCCCCGGTACAATGTAAAAAAATACTCGACTCCCTCCTAACCTACAGCCCTAATGCTCGACATCTACATCTTCCTATTCAAAGTTATGTCCTCGGAGATCTGAAGTCACGTCATGTCATGTTTGATCACCTCCCCACAATACTTCTTCGGTTGCCCTCTGCCTCTCCTCATACCTGCCAATGttaaccgctcacacctcctaaccggggcATCTATGTTTCTCCTCTGCACGTGCGTGAACCATCTAAGCCTCGCTTTCCGCATTTTATCGTCCATGGGAGTCACGACTGCCTTCTCACggatatcttcattcctaatcttatccagcctAGTGTGCTCGCACATCTATCTCAACATCCTTATTGCCGCCACTTCATCTTCTGAGTATGAGAATTCTTGACTGCCCCAATACTCAGCCCCATACagcatggccggtctaaccaccgctctatagaaCTTGCCTTTAAATTTttgtggcactttcttgtcacataaGACTCCAGATGTTAACctccatttcatcaatctcactCCTATACGATGCGCGACATCCTCGTCTATCTCCCCATCCCCCCTAGATAACTGGCCTAGGGTACTTGAAACTTCCTCTCTTGGGGATGAATTGTGAGTCAAGCCTCACGTCTATGTCCGCTTCCCTTGATGCATCACTGTACTTACACTCCAGATATACTGTcttagtcctactcaacttgaaacctttaaactcaagagtctgtctccaaacctccagcatTTCATTAACGTCGTCGCGCGTATCATCAATCATAACTATATCATCAGCGAACAACATACACCATAGCACCTCACCTTGAATATAGTGTGTTAGTGCATCCATCACAGGGGCAAATAAGAACGGGTtaagcgcagacccttggtgcaaccccataACTATCGGAAAGTGCTCTGAGTCACCTCCCACAATCCTAACTTGAGTTTGAACTCCCTCATACATGTCCTTTATCACTTTAATATAGGCTACCGGCACAACTTTCACCTCCAGGCATCTCCAAAGAACTTCCATAGGAACCTTGTAATACGATTTCTCTAGGTCAACAAACACCATGTGcaaatccttcttcctatccttgTACTGTTCCATCAACCTCCTGATAAGGTGAATAGTTTCTGTAGTAAAACGAGCATGAATCCGAATTGGTTGTCAAATATAGACATTGCCCTTTTCACCCTCCCTactaccaccctctcccaaactttcatggtattaGTAACTtaatgcccctatagttgttacaattcTAAATATCACATTTGTTCTTGTACAATGGTatcatcgtactccacctccattcaTCTGGCATGTTTTTCGTCCTAAAGATAACATTAAATAGCGCAGGCAACCATTTCAAGCCTGCtttacccacacacctccacaatTCCATCAAAATTTTGTTTGTTCGGTCGCTCGACACCTAATCATCTTGCGCATAGCTCCCACGACATCCTCAGTCTTAATACTCCTACAATACCTAAAGTTTTGGTGAATCCCGAAGTGCCTCAATTCCCCTAGCACTATGTCTCTGTTCCCTTCTTCGTTCATAAGTCTATGAAAGTAATTGCCATCTCCGCTTACTAGCACATTTAACTATGTGCTAGTAACATAAATAATGATTGGTATTCTTTGAAACTAATTATATTACACTTACTCTGTGCAAATTCTTTGAACCGAGTAAAATTTACTAAGAAGGACTAAGTTAATAGAATTATTTGCTCCTTCTCAAAAACTCATTTAGTATTGTACACAAGACCAAAAGAATTTCGAAGAAAAAATCTTTTCTTCTTAATACTGCCAAAATAATATAGAATTCGAAGAGAACTGCAAATAgggtgaaattaaaaaatagccagatttacaactggtcgttcaaaaatagtccagtttcaaaattaatcgaaatttagctaatttttatgtaaaaataaatttgagcgaacacactgttcaaaacccgaaaaatacgccagtatattatgctggagttctagtataagtatacttgaactccagcatattatactgaagttccaggataaatatgttggaactccagcataatatgatagagttccagcataagtacactagaactccagcataatatactggagttccagcaagtataccggtccagcataatatactagagtttggagtaccggtgctccagtctctagtatattatactggagtcagcaaggggtccagcataatatactggagttcatacacaggtacaccaaactccaatatattatgctagaccggtctctgttgcagcaaaatagtggctattttttattaatttgataaatccgaaaactggctataccgtgctatttttacatgcAAATAAGAGTAAAATGAAAAAGAAACTACCCAATTATGGTCTAGACAACTCATGCTCATGAGATGACCAATTGGCTTTGAACAAACTACTCACATGCAAATCTAAGCcctgtgattttctttcttttattaattTTCTTGTCATGTTCTTTCAAGTTTCTTTTTGGACAGCCCCAACAAATTATAAACTAAAAAATTGAAATGGAGGAAGAAAACACATTCAACGTTAAAAAAATGATGTCCTTGACATTAAAGGCGGAATCAAAATTTTAACTTTATGAGTTATGAATTTTAGAACAACAATTTCAAGTATTAAGTTGATTTCCAAATTTGatatttgtacatatttaataaaaaatttaacacaaatatataatttgaataaaaattattgaattcgaTTAAACTTCTAGCTCTACTCCTGTTTAGCTTACAATGTCATCTCTCTGTTAACGCCCACCACTAATAAGTACATGT from Nicotiana sylvestris chromosome 12, ASM39365v2, whole genome shotgun sequence encodes the following:
- the LOC104228262 gene encoding probable aquaporin PIP-type pTOM75, producing MAENKEEDVNLGANKYRETQPLGTAAQTENKDYVEPPPAPLFEPGELSSWSFYRAGIAEFMATFLFLYITILTVMGLKRSDSLCSSVGIQGVAWAFGGMIFALVYCTAGISGGHINPAVTFGLFLARKLSLTRAVFYMVMQCLGAICGAGVVKGFMKGPYQRLGGGANVVNPGYTKGDGLGAEIIGTFVLVYTVFSATDAKRNARDSHVPILAPLPIGFAVFLVHLATIPITGTGINPARSLGAAIIFNKKQAWDDHWIFWVGPFIGAALAAVYHQIIIRAIPFKSKA